From the genome of Amycolatopsis sp. NBC_01488, one region includes:
- a CDS encoding histidinol-phosphate transaminase: MTIGEEVTLDALPLREDLRGKTPYGAPQLNVPIRLNTNENPYPPPPELVADVAEAVRAEAAELHRYPDRDALELRHDLADYLSVSTRVVLTEENVWAANGSNEVLQQILQAFGGPGRSALGFEPSYSMHPIIASGTRTEWIPAPRRDDFTLDTAAAASVIRAKQPDIVFVTSPNNPTGGSIPLDELRAVLDAATGIVVVDEAYAEFSSQPSAVELLADYPARLIVSRTMSKAFAFAGGRLGYLAAAPAVVDALQLVRLPYHLSRLTQAAARAALRHADATLDSVHKLAAERDRVVEALAGLGYDPVPSDSNFVLFGRFSDPHAAWESYLDKGVLIREPGIDGHLRVSIGTPEENDAFLEASKEVSR; the protein is encoded by the coding sequence ATGACCATCGGCGAAGAAGTCACCCTGGACGCGCTGCCGCTGCGCGAAGACCTGCGCGGCAAGACGCCGTACGGCGCGCCGCAGCTGAACGTCCCGATCCGGCTCAACACCAACGAAAACCCGTACCCGCCGCCGCCCGAGCTGGTCGCCGACGTCGCCGAGGCGGTCCGCGCCGAGGCCGCCGAGCTGCACCGCTACCCGGACCGCGACGCCCTCGAGCTGCGCCACGACCTCGCCGACTACCTCAGCGTGTCGACGCGGGTCGTGCTCACCGAGGAGAACGTCTGGGCCGCCAACGGGTCCAACGAGGTGCTGCAGCAGATCCTGCAGGCCTTCGGCGGGCCCGGGCGCAGCGCGCTCGGCTTCGAGCCGTCGTACTCGATGCACCCGATCATCGCCTCCGGCACCCGCACCGAATGGATCCCGGCCCCGCGCCGCGACGACTTCACGCTCGACACGGCCGCGGCGGCGTCGGTCATCCGTGCCAAGCAGCCGGACATCGTGTTCGTCACCAGTCCGAACAACCCGACCGGCGGCTCGATCCCGCTCGACGAGCTGCGCGCGGTCCTCGACGCGGCCACCGGCATCGTCGTGGTCGACGAGGCGTACGCGGAGTTCTCGTCGCAGCCGAGCGCGGTCGAGCTGCTGGCCGACTACCCGGCGCGGCTCATCGTGTCGCGCACGATGAGCAAGGCGTTCGCGTTCGCGGGCGGGCGGCTCGGCTACCTGGCCGCGGCGCCGGCGGTCGTGGACGCGCTGCAGCTGGTGCGCCTGCCGTACCACCTTTCGCGGCTCACGCAGGCGGCCGCGCGGGCGGCGCTGCGGCACGCGGACGCCACTTTGGACAGTGTGCACAAGCTGGCCGCGGAACGCGACCGGGTCGTGGAGGCGTTGGCGGGCCTGGGTTACGACCCGGTGCCGAGCGATTCGAACTTCGTCCTCTTCGGACGGTTCAGCGACCCGCACGCGGCCTGGGAGTCTTATTTGGACAAAGGCGTGCTGATCCGCGAACCCGGCATCGACGGACACCTGCGCGTCAGCATCGGCACGCCGGAAGAGAACGACGCCTTCCTCGAGGCGAGTAAGGAAGTTTCCCGATGA
- the hisD gene encoding histidinol dehydrogenase, translating to MLNRTDLRGQVPTAAELRATLPRAEYDVDAALHHVRPVVEAVRDRGVEAVLEYTEKFDKVRPASVRVPRAELTRALEQLDPQVRAALEESITRARKVHAEQRRTDVTTTVVDGGTVTEKWVPVERVGLYAPGGLAVYPSTVVMNVVPAQIAGVGSLVVCSPPQAAFDGRPHPTILAAAELLGVDEVWAAGGAQAVALLAYGGTDTDGAELAPVDIVTGPGNIYLTAAKRLLRGLIGIDAEAGPTEIAVLADETADPVHVAADLISQAEHDPLAASVLVTTSEQLADAVEKELVNRVAATKHTERVAEALGGKQSGVILVSTVDDGLRVVDAYAAEHLEIQTADARAVATRVRNAGAIFVGAFAPVSLGDYCAGSNHVLPTGGFARHSSGLSVQSFLKGIHVVDYTEDALREVAGRVVALANAEDLPAHGEAVTARFGGEAR from the coding sequence ATGTTGAACCGCACCGACCTGCGCGGGCAGGTCCCGACCGCCGCCGAACTGCGCGCCACGCTGCCCCGCGCCGAATACGACGTGGACGCCGCACTGCATCACGTGCGCCCGGTGGTCGAGGCGGTCCGTGACCGCGGTGTCGAAGCCGTCCTCGAGTACACCGAGAAGTTCGACAAGGTGCGCCCGGCGTCCGTGCGGGTGCCGCGCGCCGAGCTGACGCGCGCGCTGGAGCAGCTCGATCCGCAGGTGCGCGCCGCACTGGAGGAGTCGATCACCCGCGCCCGCAAGGTGCACGCCGAGCAGCGCCGCACCGACGTCACGACCACGGTCGTCGACGGCGGCACGGTCACCGAGAAGTGGGTCCCGGTCGAGCGCGTCGGCCTCTACGCGCCGGGCGGGCTGGCCGTGTACCCCTCGACCGTGGTGATGAACGTCGTCCCGGCGCAGATCGCGGGTGTCGGCTCGCTCGTCGTCTGCTCCCCGCCGCAGGCCGCGTTCGACGGCCGGCCGCACCCGACCATCCTCGCCGCGGCCGAGCTCCTCGGCGTGGACGAGGTGTGGGCGGCCGGCGGCGCGCAGGCCGTCGCGCTGCTCGCGTACGGCGGCACGGACACCGACGGCGCCGAGCTGGCCCCGGTCGACATCGTCACCGGGCCCGGCAACATCTACCTCACCGCGGCCAAGCGGCTCCTGCGCGGCCTGATCGGCATCGACGCCGAGGCCGGCCCCACCGAGATCGCCGTCCTCGCCGACGAGACGGCCGACCCGGTGCACGTCGCGGCGGACCTGATCAGCCAGGCCGAGCACGACCCCCTCGCGGCGAGCGTCCTGGTGACGACGTCCGAGCAGCTCGCCGACGCCGTCGAGAAGGAGCTGGTGAACCGCGTCGCGGCGACCAAGCACACCGAACGCGTCGCCGAAGCACTGGGCGGCAAGCAGTCCGGCGTCATCCTGGTGTCCACAGTGGACGACGGACTGCGCGTGGTCGACGCGTACGCCGCCGAGCACCTCGAGATCCAGACGGCGGACGCGCGCGCGGTCGCCACCCGGGTCCGCAACGCGGGCGCGATCTTCGTCGGCGCGTTCGCCCCGGTGTCGCTGGGCGACTACTGCGCAGGCTCCAACCACGTCCTGCCCACCGGCGGGTTCGCCCGCCACTCCTCGGGCCTGTCCGTGCAGAGCTTCCTCAAGGGCATCCACGTCGTGGACTACACCGAGGACGCGCTGCGCGAGGTCGCCGGCCGCGTCGTCGCGCTGGCGAACGCCGAGGACCTGCCCGCGCACGGCGAGGCCGTCACCGCGCGCTTCGGAGGCGAGGCCCGATGA
- a CDS encoding carbon-nitrogen hydrolase family protein has protein sequence MARIALCQVNSGDDPEVNLKLVRSGVEAAATGGARIVVFPEATMARFGRPLEPVAEPLDGPWASAVAAVAAEYDVVVVAGMFTPADEGRVHNTLLVTGGGQHRGYDKIHLYDAFGFAESDTVAPGSSVTTFEHDGVVYGVATCYDVRFPELFRALADDGADVVLLPASWGAGDGKREQWEVLVRARALDSGCWVLACGQADPAATGVSVNPKAPTGIGYSTVADGFGRIAAQAGPGPETLLVDVDPAVSAKARTATGALANRRL, from the coding sequence GTGGCGCGAATCGCGTTGTGCCAGGTCAACTCGGGTGACGACCCGGAGGTGAACCTGAAGCTGGTTCGCTCCGGCGTGGAGGCCGCGGCGACCGGCGGCGCGCGGATCGTCGTGTTCCCCGAAGCGACCATGGCGCGCTTCGGGCGCCCCCTCGAGCCGGTCGCCGAGCCGCTGGACGGGCCGTGGGCGTCGGCGGTCGCGGCGGTGGCCGCCGAGTACGACGTCGTGGTCGTCGCCGGGATGTTCACCCCGGCGGACGAGGGCCGGGTGCACAACACGCTACTGGTCACCGGCGGCGGGCAGCACCGCGGCTACGACAAGATCCACCTCTACGACGCGTTCGGCTTCGCCGAGTCCGACACGGTGGCGCCCGGTTCGTCGGTGACCACCTTCGAGCACGACGGCGTCGTTTACGGCGTCGCGACCTGCTACGACGTGCGGTTCCCCGAGCTGTTCCGCGCGCTGGCCGACGACGGCGCCGACGTCGTGCTGCTGCCGGCGTCGTGGGGCGCGGGCGACGGCAAGCGGGAGCAGTGGGAGGTGCTGGTGCGCGCGCGGGCCCTGGACTCGGGCTGCTGGGTGCTGGCCTGCGGCCAGGCCGACCCGGCGGCGACGGGGGTTTCGGTGAACCCGAAGGCGCCGACGGGCATCGGGTATTCGACGGTGGCCGACGGCTTCGGCCGGATCGCCGCCCAGGCAGGTCCGGGACCGGAGACGCTGCTGGTGGACGTCGACCCGGCCGTGTCGGCCAAGGCCCGCACAGCGACGGGGGCCCTGGCCAACCGCCGCCTCTGA
- a CDS encoding response regulator transcription factor: MSDDDQAPAKAPRRIHVGVIEDHPLYRYALTRVLTEAPDIELGAVADSVARFAVQDQPAGSVVVLDLKLRGVQDAAAVLEVGQMGHKVLVVSAHAEQPEVLGAMQAGAKGFLSKDVDGDELLRAIRTIADDNAYVSPTLAGMIIQDSEERHAGPKIVLSEREKQVLRLVAAGERDVDVAEILNISVRTVRSYLDRIRDKTGERRRAGFVRVAIREGLLR, from the coding sequence ATGAGCGACGACGACCAGGCACCGGCCAAGGCGCCCCGGCGGATCCACGTCGGGGTGATCGAGGACCACCCGCTCTACCGGTACGCGCTCACCCGCGTGCTCACCGAGGCGCCGGACATCGAGCTCGGCGCGGTCGCCGACTCGGTCGCCCGGTTCGCGGTCCAGGACCAGCCGGCGGGCAGCGTCGTGGTCCTCGACCTGAAGCTCCGGGGCGTCCAGGACGCGGCCGCGGTCCTGGAAGTGGGGCAGATGGGGCACAAGGTGCTGGTGGTGTCCGCGCACGCGGAGCAGCCGGAGGTGCTCGGCGCCATGCAGGCGGGCGCGAAGGGCTTCCTGTCGAAGGACGTCGACGGCGACGAGCTGCTGCGCGCGATCCGCACGATCGCCGACGACAACGCGTACGTCTCGCCGACGCTGGCCGGAATGATCATCCAGGACAGCGAAGAACGCCACGCGGGCCCGAAGATCGTGCTGTCGGAGCGCGAGAAGCAGGTCCTCCGGCTGGTCGCGGCGGGGGAGCGCGACGTCGACGTGGCGGAGATCTTGAACATCAGCGTCCGGACGGTCCGGTCCTACCTCGACCGCATCCGCGACAAGACGGGCGAGCGCCGCCGCGCGGGCTTCGTCCGGGTCGCGATCCGCGAGGGCCTGCTCCGCTAA
- a CDS encoding response regulator transcription factor — MTQERSAEDDLDPGRVRVAVIEDHPLYRVSVERVLAEAEFIELGAVVDSVARFHVHRQPPGSVVLLDLGLPGVAGAAAVLEVCELGHHVLVVSAQAEPEVVLGAIAAGARGFLSKDVDAEELLIAIKTVAGGGAYVSAVVAGMIMKDNADRPAVSADVELSPREEQVLRLVAAGERDVDIALILGIGVRTVRGYLDRIRDKTGERRRPGLVKEAIRRGLIGGSGPRRGGRK; from the coding sequence ATGACACAAGAGCGCTCGGCCGAGGACGACCTGGATCCGGGCCGGGTCCGGGTCGCGGTGATCGAAGACCACCCGCTGTACCGCGTCTCCGTGGAGCGGGTGCTGGCCGAAGCCGAGTTCATCGAGCTGGGGGCGGTGGTCGACTCGGTGGCGCGGTTCCACGTCCACCGGCAGCCACCCGGCAGCGTGGTGCTGCTGGACCTGGGCCTTCCGGGCGTCGCGGGGGCGGCGGCGGTCCTGGAGGTCTGCGAGCTGGGACACCACGTGCTCGTGGTCTCCGCGCAGGCGGAGCCCGAAGTCGTGCTGGGGGCGATCGCCGCGGGGGCGCGCGGGTTCCTCTCCAAGGACGTCGACGCGGAGGAACTGCTGATCGCGATCAAGACGGTCGCCGGGGGCGGCGCGTACGTCTCGGCAGTGGTCGCCGGGATGATCATGAAGGACAACGCGGACCGGCCGGCCGTCTCGGCGGACGTCGAGCTGTCGCCGCGCGAGGAGCAGGTGCTGCGGCTGGTGGCGGCGGGGGAGCGTGACGTCGACATCGCGCTGATCCTCGGCATCGGCGTGCGGACCGTGCGGGGCTACCTCGACCGCATCCGCGACAAGACCGGCGAACGACGGCGGCCGGGTCTGGTCAAGGAAGCCATCCGGCGCGGCCTGATCGGCGGCTCCGGCCCGCGCCGCGGCGGCCGCAAATGA
- the eccB gene encoding type VII secretion protein EccB has protein sequence MWTQRDQIQAYQFLRRRLVSALVAADANHPVSPSRRLVLGTVLGLVAALLVTAVFGIIGLLNPSGGKDWLAGGKVIVEEGTGARFVLGADGVLHPVLNYASARLLAGGNGDATVSVSSENLGKAGRGTQIGIPGAPDSLPAAGALVSTPWTSCSRTTQDAPASAEPRTAVLLAAPASGVELPRDQGVIVRLPQGDRFLLDGGRRYRLSDEAATALQLDSYPTIAVSSRWIDTVPAGRDLTALPVDGAGDRGPAVGGRDTRVGEVLAVVDAMAAPGSATSYYLVRRDGLEPVGQTEASLLVTTGANAAAYEGTPKPLEVRAADVAAAPKVAASGAGGADPAAFPDRIPGKAPITGGSVALCIQGSRLLVSAEFPLSPGAKAIQVATRTEARVADEVWVPPSGGAVVVESGSATTYLVTDTGRKYPVVNAQAVASLGYGSVAKSPVAGSLLALVPTGPALDPATAGRPAPSGGTG, from the coding sequence GTGTGGACGCAGCGGGACCAGATCCAGGCGTACCAGTTCCTCCGGCGCAGGCTCGTTTCCGCACTCGTCGCGGCCGACGCCAACCACCCCGTCTCGCCCAGCCGCCGGCTCGTGCTCGGCACCGTGCTGGGGCTCGTGGCCGCCCTGCTCGTCACGGCCGTCTTCGGCATCATCGGCCTGCTCAACCCCTCCGGCGGCAAGGACTGGCTGGCCGGCGGCAAGGTGATCGTCGAGGAGGGCACCGGCGCCCGGTTCGTGCTCGGCGCCGACGGCGTCCTGCACCCCGTCCTCAACTACGCCTCCGCGCGGCTGCTGGCCGGCGGGAACGGCGATGCCACCGTGTCCGTCTCCTCGGAGAACCTCGGCAAGGCCGGCCGCGGCACGCAGATCGGCATCCCGGGCGCGCCCGACTCGCTGCCCGCGGCGGGCGCGCTCGTGAGCACGCCGTGGACGAGCTGCAGCCGCACCACCCAGGACGCGCCGGCGTCGGCCGAGCCGCGCACCGCCGTCCTGCTCGCCGCGCCCGCGTCCGGCGTCGAGCTGCCGCGCGACCAGGGCGTGATCGTCCGGCTCCCGCAGGGCGACCGGTTCCTGCTCGACGGCGGCCGCCGCTACCGGCTGTCCGACGAGGCCGCGACCGCGCTGCAGCTCGACAGCTACCCGACGATCGCGGTGTCCTCCCGGTGGATCGACACCGTCCCCGCCGGACGTGACCTGACCGCGCTGCCGGTCGACGGCGCGGGCGACCGGGGCCCGGCGGTCGGCGGCCGCGACACGCGCGTCGGCGAGGTCCTCGCCGTCGTGGACGCGATGGCCGCGCCCGGCTCCGCGACGTCGTACTACCTCGTCCGCCGCGACGGCCTCGAGCCGGTCGGGCAGACCGAGGCGAGCCTCCTGGTGACGACCGGCGCCAACGCCGCCGCGTACGAAGGGACGCCGAAGCCGCTCGAGGTCCGCGCCGCCGACGTCGCCGCCGCGCCGAAGGTCGCCGCTTCCGGGGCGGGCGGCGCCGACCCCGCGGCCTTCCCCGACCGCATCCCGGGCAAGGCGCCGATCACCGGCGGCTCGGTCGCGCTGTGCATCCAGGGCAGCCGGTTGCTCGTTTCGGCCGAATTCCCGCTTTCCCCTGGTGCCAAGGCAATCCAGGTCGCCACGAGGACCGAAGCACGGGTGGCGGACGAGGTGTGGGTGCCTCCCTCGGGGGGAGCCGTCGTCGTCGAGTCCGGCTCGGCCACCACGTACCTGGTGACCGACACCGGCCGGAAGTACCCGGTGGTGAACGCGCAGGCAGTGGCCTCGCTCGGCTACGGAAGCGTGGCGAAATCACCGGTCGCAGGTAGTTTGCTGGCATTGGTGCCGACGGGCCCCGCGCTGGACCCGGCCACGGCCGGACGGCCGGCTCCGTCGGGTGGAACGGGGTGA
- a CDS encoding type VII secretion protein EccE yields MSVETAGAVRPAPPRPASAPLPWLLPIRPLQAALWEIAGIAALLAWMVGTVSQPVRIGVSVAAGLVVLLTSVRFAGRHLAGWALTWTAFRLRRHDTRRDSPDPLLSVAGPVKVRQHVDRAGNRFGVAEVDGGWSALVRLTQGPGAPGPLVDALRAAYARTDVPLASAQLLTWAIPRGDQVLRVRWLAVRYRPDLAPIAAVARGGGDLGALRSTASAALSLMGALAEAGYQSTVLEAGELAKELRVALGVQGPASGPPDRWKSWVWGDGTQRCFRPRSSRVVDFSVPGAAFTATSYTLTRTAGGREKAEVTIRVGARPGVPVPSPGIPVVPLHGRHGAAVRQTLPLALDS; encoded by the coding sequence GTGTCCGTCGAAACCGCCGGCGCCGTGCGCCCGGCACCGCCGCGGCCCGCGTCGGCGCCGCTGCCCTGGCTGCTGCCGATCCGGCCGCTGCAGGCCGCGCTGTGGGAGATCGCGGGCATCGCCGCGCTGCTCGCGTGGATGGTCGGCACCGTCTCGCAGCCGGTGCGCATCGGGGTGAGCGTGGCGGCCGGGCTGGTCGTGCTGCTGACGTCCGTGCGCTTCGCCGGGCGGCACCTGGCGGGCTGGGCCCTGACCTGGACGGCGTTCCGGCTGCGGCGCCACGACACGCGCCGCGACAGCCCCGACCCGCTGCTGAGCGTGGCCGGGCCGGTGAAGGTCCGCCAGCACGTCGACCGCGCGGGCAACCGCTTCGGCGTCGCCGAGGTCGACGGCGGCTGGAGCGCGCTGGTGCGCCTGACGCAGGGCCCGGGAGCGCCCGGGCCGTTGGTGGACGCCCTGCGTGCGGCTTATGCGCGCACGGACGTGCCGTTGGCGTCGGCCCAGCTGCTGACGTGGGCGATCCCGCGAGGCGACCAGGTGCTCCGGGTCCGCTGGCTGGCGGTGCGGTACCGCCCGGACCTCGCACCGATCGCGGCGGTGGCTCGCGGCGGTGGCGATCTCGGGGCGTTGCGGAGCACGGCGTCGGCGGCGTTGAGCCTGATGGGGGCGCTGGCCGAGGCGGGGTACCAGAGCACTGTGCTCGAGGCGGGGGAGCTGGCGAAGGAGCTTCGGGTGGCGCTGGGCGTTCAGGGGCCCGCGTCCGGGCCGCCGGACCGGTGGAAGTCCTGGGTCTGGGGCGACGGGACGCAGAGGTGCTTCCGGCCCCGGTCGTCCCGGGTGGTGGATTTCTCGGTTCCCGGAGCGGCTTTCACGGCGACGTCGTACACGCTGACGCGCACGGCAGGCGGGCGGGAGAAGGCCGAAGTGACCATCCGGGTGGGGGCCCGGCCGGGTGTCCCGGTGCCGTCGCCGGGGATTCCGGTGGTCCCGCTGCACGGACGGCACGGCGCGGCCGTGCGGCAGACACTCCCGCTGGCTTTGGACAGCTGA
- the eccD gene encoding type VII secretion integral membrane protein EccD — MTTALTGTTRRVTVVTPRARVDVALPQQSTFAELVPQLVRLAGAAGQASAEHPGWVLSRLGGAPLALGLSVAAAQIRDGEVLHLTPRERPRGPLLFDDVIDSIASVADSSGGWGPSVARRSGLVAAVVLLLAGGLLVQAAAAGSVLAPIGTGLLALVLLLGGGALSRAYGDAEAGAAGAAAGVGVALLAGMSVLPPHPLFSLSAGPLAAGFAAVTVYGVLAAVSVADRLPWFVAITGAAGFGAVTTGVVLLAGVKPVAAAAVVAVLATALAAVAPMLALRLARLPLPRVPDDMEAFRADEQPSLGTELIGRTSRAQAVLTGLLVGLGLVVLAASIVLSTGGPWEAGLAGVLGVAWILRSRSYAGRVQRLVLVAFGILALVCAGAWLVASGNRTVVFAAGGAVVLAAVVCLVYATRVARGLRSPYWSRLLDVSEFLVLLALVPFVGMIAGVYEAVRG; from the coding sequence ATGACCACCGCTTTGACGGGCACGACCCGGCGGGTCACGGTGGTGACGCCGCGGGCCCGGGTCGACGTCGCCCTGCCGCAGCAGTCGACGTTCGCAGAGCTGGTGCCGCAGCTGGTTCGCCTGGCCGGGGCGGCCGGGCAGGCGTCGGCCGAGCACCCGGGCTGGGTGCTCTCGCGGCTCGGCGGCGCGCCACTGGCGCTCGGCCTGAGCGTCGCGGCCGCCCAGATCCGGGACGGCGAAGTGCTTCACCTGACCCCGCGGGAGCGCCCGCGGGGTCCGCTGCTGTTCGACGACGTCATCGACTCGATCGCCAGCGTCGCCGATTCCTCCGGTGGCTGGGGCCCGTCGGTCGCGCGGCGGTCCGGGCTGGTGGCCGCGGTCGTCCTGCTGCTGGCGGGCGGCTTGCTGGTGCAGGCGGCGGCGGCCGGCAGCGTCCTGGCGCCGATCGGGACCGGGCTACTGGCCCTGGTGCTGCTGCTCGGCGGCGGCGCGCTGAGCCGGGCGTACGGAGACGCCGAAGCGGGCGCGGCCGGCGCGGCAGCCGGGGTCGGCGTCGCGCTGCTGGCGGGGATGTCGGTGCTGCCGCCGCACCCGCTGTTTTCGCTGTCGGCAGGCCCGTTGGCGGCGGGCTTCGCGGCGGTGACGGTGTACGGCGTCCTGGCGGCGGTGTCGGTGGCCGACCGGCTGCCGTGGTTCGTGGCGATCACGGGCGCGGCCGGCTTCGGCGCGGTGACGACGGGCGTGGTCCTGCTGGCGGGCGTCAAGCCGGTGGCGGCCGCGGCGGTGGTCGCGGTGCTGGCCACGGCGCTGGCGGCGGTGGCCCCGATGCTGGCCCTGCGCCTGGCCCGGCTGCCGCTCCCGCGCGTCCCGGACGACATGGAGGCGTTCCGCGCGGACGAACAGCCGTCGCTGGGCACGGAGCTGATCGGCCGGACGTCCCGCGCGCAGGCGGTGCTGACGGGGCTGCTGGTCGGCCTGGGCCTGGTGGTGCTGGCGGCGTCGATCGTGCTTTCCACGGGTGGGCCTTGGGAAGCCGGCCTGGCCGGGGTGCTGGGCGTGGCCTGGATCCTGCGATCCCGCTCGTACGCGGGCCGCGTCCAGCGCCTCGTCCTGGTCGCGTTCGGCATCCTCGCGCTGGTGTGCGCGGGCGCCTGGCTGGTGGCCTCGGGCAACCGCACGGTGGTCTTCGCGGCGGGCGGCGCGGTGGTCCTGGCGGCGGTGGTCTGCCTGGTGTACGCGACGCGGGTGGCGCGCGGGCTGCGTTCGCCTTACTGGTCGAGGCTGTTGGACGTTTCGGAGTTCCTGGTGCTGCTGGCGCTGGTGCCGTTCGTCGGCATGATCGCGGGGGTGTACGAAGCCGTCCGCGGCTGA
- a CDS encoding YbaB/EbfC family nucleoid-associated protein has translation MTDPYAVPDMDELLAQVRKQTEEVQRIQRTVEAMEVKAHSRQNEVTVTLRGDGRFTSIDIDPRAIREYDARTLSEIVLEAVNAGLQKLAEASNAKFAPVISAAKNV, from the coding sequence GTGACCGATCCGTACGCGGTGCCGGACATGGACGAGCTGCTCGCGCAGGTGCGCAAGCAGACCGAGGAGGTCCAGCGGATCCAGCGCACGGTCGAGGCGATGGAGGTCAAGGCGCACTCGCGGCAGAACGAGGTCACCGTCACCCTCCGCGGCGACGGGCGCTTCACCTCGATCGACATCGACCCCCGCGCGATCCGCGAGTACGACGCCCGCACCCTCTCGGAAATCGTGCTGGAGGCGGTGAACGCCGGGCTGCAGAAGCTCGCCGAGGCGTCGAACGCGAAGTTCGCCCCGGTGATCTCGGCCGCGAAGAACGTCTGA
- a CDS encoding WXG100 family type VII secretion target — protein MLTFPNSSAMDATASSGGPITILPQIVTGQPEQIAKHVVDLVRKAEQFLSMYNELTKAADQLGKIWSGAASESALKKIGDSLKQLETIITVVQKGAELLGVSGTLIKTAQEAYRAVVSAVNPTVAALMSNWWTYGAAVALSTATSASLRAFITSIGALLKALGAVDLAQQVTQLAQAIGEIEKLFHHDSGSAGATTPSIGTTPVTAPQAPPSVASPAGQQVVAGGSGGGIPQQPSFTDYTPPALATGGGSGTGTGTGANGASVPVTANGTPLDPSNSWIPVDHASTAPATGSVPTTPAPAPAPAPGGANEVTIHTNLTTGESTVEAPGGRDFDLDIALDYNGQHFSQHVGYDAAGN, from the coding sequence ATGCTGACTTTCCCGAACTCCAGCGCGATGGACGCGACCGCGTCCTCGGGCGGGCCGATCACCATCCTGCCGCAGATCGTCACCGGCCAGCCCGAGCAGATCGCGAAGCACGTCGTGGACCTGGTCCGCAAGGCCGAGCAGTTCCTCAGCATGTACAACGAGCTGACCAAGGCCGCCGACCAGCTCGGCAAGATCTGGTCGGGCGCGGCGAGCGAGTCGGCGCTGAAGAAGATCGGCGACTCCCTGAAGCAGCTCGAGACGATCATCACCGTCGTGCAGAAGGGCGCCGAGCTGCTCGGCGTCTCCGGCACGCTGATCAAGACCGCGCAGGAGGCCTACCGCGCGGTGGTCTCGGCGGTGAACCCGACGGTCGCCGCGCTGATGTCGAACTGGTGGACCTACGGCGCGGCGGTCGCTTTGTCGACCGCGACGAGCGCGTCGCTGCGGGCGTTCATCACCTCGATCGGCGCGCTGCTCAAGGCGCTCGGCGCGGTCGACCTCGCCCAGCAGGTCACCCAGCTCGCGCAGGCCATCGGCGAGATCGAGAAGCTGTTCCACCACGACTCCGGCAGCGCGGGCGCGACGACGCCGTCGATCGGGACCACCCCGGTCACCGCGCCGCAGGCCCCGCCGTCGGTGGCAAGCCCGGCCGGGCAGCAGGTGGTGGCGGGCGGGAGCGGCGGGGGGATCCCGCAGCAGCCTTCGTTCACCGACTACACCCCGCCCGCGCTCGCCACCGGCGGCGGTTCCGGCACCGGCACCGGCACGGGAGCGAACGGCGCTTCCGTGCCGGTGACCGCCAACGGGACCCCGCTGGACCCCTCGAACAGCTGGATCCCCGTCGACCACGCTTCGACGGCGCCGGCCACCGGTTCGGTTCCCACCACCCCGGCACCGGCTCCCGCTCCTGCGCCGGGCGGTGCGAACGAGGTCACGATCCACACCAACCTGACCACCGGGGAGTCCACTGTGGAGGCTCCGGGCGGCCGGGACTTCGACCTCGACATCGCGCTCGACTACAACGGCCAGCACTTCAGCCAGCACGTCGGCTACGACGCGGCCGGGAACTAG
- a CDS encoding WXG100 family type VII secretion target gives MAGEYRAEPEAMRSSVGNVGGIIAHGINAVSDLERLVVQPMSFAGFGSAVAAANAALHSGQVTAVRTLLQLLQQVNGLVKASADTYQAADQATAAGYGGGHDGSAAPTSSIWGSSHASELATLAVNDSAGAHGEPSSVGNVLRYLGDARLGRLGDHPITDTRFHGVADFNDWLAGDADNQARVGLIEVYAGTARTFSDVPGGVHSGDVVVVEPLLFSDRRPVIGVAGDGGRLYNHGLLDARISGLAKVSVYRPASVV, from the coding sequence ATGGCCGGCGAGTACCGGGCTGAGCCCGAGGCGATGCGCTCTTCCGTCGGCAACGTCGGCGGCATCATCGCCCACGGCATCAACGCGGTGTCCGACCTCGAGCGCCTGGTCGTGCAGCCGATGTCGTTCGCGGGCTTCGGCAGCGCCGTCGCCGCCGCGAACGCCGCGCTGCACTCCGGCCAGGTCACCGCCGTCCGCACGCTCCTGCAGCTGCTGCAGCAGGTCAACGGGCTGGTCAAGGCCAGCGCCGACACCTATCAGGCGGCCGACCAGGCCACCGCGGCCGGCTACGGCGGCGGGCACGACGGGTCCGCGGCACCCACGTCGTCGATCTGGGGCAGCTCGCACGCCTCCGAGCTCGCCACCCTGGCCGTCAACGACAGCGCGGGCGCCCACGGCGAGCCGTCGTCGGTCGGGAACGTGCTGCGCTACCTGGGGGACGCGCGGCTCGGCAGGCTCGGCGACCACCCGATCACCGACACGCGCTTCCACGGCGTCGCCGACTTCAACGACTGGCTGGCCGGCGACGCCGACAACCAGGCGCGCGTCGGGCTGATCGAGGTCTACGCCGGCACCGCGCGCACCTTCTCCGACGTTCCGGGCGGCGTGCACAGCGGCGACGTCGTGGTCGTCGAGCCGCTGCTGTTCTCCGACCGCCGGCCGGTCATCGGCGTCGCCGGCGACGGCGGCCGCCTCTACAACCACGGGCTCCTCGACGCCCGCATCAGCGGGCTGGCGAAGGTCAGCGTGTACCGGCCCGCGTCCGTCGTCTGA